Below is a window of Mycolicibacterium chitae DNA.
ATCGTCGCTGAGGGCGGGCAGGATGTGATCAGGAACGGGCACCGGGGTTTTCGAGAGCCAGTGTATGGCCCACGACGACCAGCCCAGCGACACGCTCTGCGACGGCAACAGCTGCTGATAGAAGGACCGTCCCACCGCCGAGCAGAACACCGCGGCGTCCTTGTACAGATAACTGTCCGGGTCGTCGGTCAGGGTCTGGAACAGCGCGGTGAAGTCGTTGTCGGGAACATCGGTGTGCGCCACCAGGATGGGATGTTCCTTGCGGGTCCGGCGCCGCAGCGCGGTGATGGCGGCGGCCACCGGCAGCAGCGCGTTGTGCCCGGTGGACGCGCCGTAGTCGGCGATCACGATGGGCTGCGGGTACCGCGGGATCGGCACCGCGCCGGCCGCATCGACGAAAAGTTCGATGGCGGACTGCAATCCGGCGGCCTGCAGCCGAGCCGCCGCGGTGTAGTTGGGGCTGTCCGGCGACTCCGGTCGAACTACGATGCTCGACTCGCGCACGGTCAACCTCGTCGGCGCCGCCGCAGCAGCAGCCCGATCAGGATGCCGACCACCAACAACCCGGCGAAGAAGAACCACACCGGGGCGGCGAAGCTGGTCCACAGCACATGGATGTTGACCTGTTCGCGGTTCTGGGCGATGAAGATCGCGGCCAGCACGACCAGGATCAGCGCGAACCAGTGCCGCAGGGCGAACCTGCGCGCACGCCCCGACGATGGTGCGGCGGTGTCCTCGGACGGCATGGTGACCTCCCACGTTGCGATGTGGCCAACGGTAGTCCCCGGCGCCGGGTCGTGACACACTTCGGCCTGTGAAACGTCAAACACCAGGCATTCTGTTGAAGGTCGGCGTCGGGATGATCGTCGCCGCCGGGGTCGCGTTCCTCGCTTCCCTGCAGTTCGAGGCGGGTTGGCTGCCGTGGCTGGCCGTCGTGCTGTTGCTCAACGGCCTGGCCGACATCACGGCCGGGCGCTGGATGAAGCGCCGCCAACCCGCCGCGTCCTGAAACGAACCGCCGCGGTGGGAGATTCGGGCCCTGAGGTTCGGATCCCTTGAGGTTCGGATCTCAGTGGCCCCGCGCCACCCACTCGTCGTAGTTGACGATCTCGTCGCCGTAGCGGGTGGTGTCACCGTGCCCGGTGTAGACCACGGTGTCGTGCGGAAGCTTGCCCAGCTTCTCCTTGATGGAGTCGAGGATGGTGGGGAAGTCCGAGAACGAGCGCCCGGTGGCGCCCGGCCCGCCCTGGAACAGGGTGTCGCCGGAGAACACCGCACCCAGATCCGGGGCGTACCAGCACACCGAGCCCGGCGAATGCCCGGGCGTGTGGATCGCGTGCAGCTCGATCCCGCCGGCCCGGATGACCTGATTGTCCTCGACGGTGCGGAAGTCCTTGTCCGGGTGCGTCATCCGCCACAACATCTCGTCGGCGGGATGCAGCAGGATCGGCGCGTCGAGCTGCTCGGAGAGCTGCGGTGCGACCGTGATGTGGTCGTTGTGACCGTGCGTGCAGACCACGGCGACGACGTTGCGGCCGTCGACGGCCTCGATGATCGGATCGGCGGTGTGGGCCGCGTCGAACACGACCACATCCTTGTCGTCACCGACCACCCAGATGTTGTTGTCGACATCCCAAGTGCCGCCGTCGAGGCTGAACGTTCCGCTGGTGACCACGCGGGTGATGGCGTCACTCATTTCAACACCACCACCGAGCGCAGGACTTCGCCGGCGTGCATTTTGTGGAAGGCGTCTTCGACGTGGTCGAGGCCGATGCGTTCGGTGACGAATTTGTCGAGGGGGAGTCGGCCTTGTTGGTAGAGGTCGATGAGGGTGGGGAAGTCGCGTTCGGGTAGGCAGTCGCCGTACCAGGAGGATTTGAGGGCGCCGCCGCGGGAGAAGAAGTCGACCAGGGGCATTTCGAGGGTCATGTCGGGGGTGGGGACGCCGACGAGGACGACGGTGCCGGCGAGGTCGCGGGCGTAGAAGGCTTGTTTCCAGGTTTCGGGGCGCCCGACGGCGTCGATGACGACGTCGGCGCCGAAGCCGTCGGTGAGGTCCTGGATGGTTTCGATGGGGTCGAGTTCGCGGGCGTTGATGGTGTGGGTCGCACCGAAATCGCGGGCCCAGTCGAGTTTCTTGTTGTCGGTGTCGACGGCGATGATGCGTTTGGCGCCGACGAGGGCGGCTCCGGCGATGGCGGCATCGCCGACCCCGCCGCAGCCGATGACGGCCACGGTGTCATCGCGGCTGACCGCGCCGGTGTTGATCGCCGCACCGATGCCGGCCATCACGCCGCAGCCCAGCAGGCCGGCCACGGCGGGGTCGGCGCCGGAGTCGACTTTGGTGCACTGGCCTTGGTGGACGAGGGTCTTGTCGGCGAAGGCGCCGATGCCCAGGGCCGGGGTCAGCTCGGTGCCGTCGGTCAGGGTCATTTTCTGGGTGGCGTTGTGGGTGTCGAAGCACAGGTGGGGGCGGCCGCGTTTGCAGGCGCGGCATTGGCCGCAGACCGCGCGCCAGTTGAGGATGACGAAGTCGCCGACGGCGACGTTGGTGACGTCGTCGCCGATGGCTTCGACGGTGCCGGCGGCTTCGTGGCCGAGCAGGAAGGGGTATTCGTCGTTGATGCCGCCTTCGCGGTAGGTCAGATCGGTGTGGCAGACCCCGCAGGCGATGATGTCGACGACCACCTCCCCGGGACCCGGGTCGGGGATGACGATGTCGACGAGCTCCACCGGCTCGCCCTTACTCCTGGAAATCACTCCACGCACTGTCTGACTCATGCCCCCAACCTAATGGTTTGTGTCGTTGGGATCATCCCGACCGGAAAGTCGCCCAAGCGATTAGGCTCGCGACCGATGGGTGCACTCGAAGTTCTCGATGATTGGCCGGTGTCGGCGGTTTCGGCCGCGGTGGTCGGACCGTCCGGAATATTGGCCAGCCACGGCGACACCACCGCGTCGTTCGCGCTGGCCTCGGTGACCAAGCCGCTGGCCGCGCGCGCCGTGCAGGTGGCCGTCGAGGAGGGCGCCGTCGACCTCGACACCGCTGCCGGTCCGCCGGGCTCGACCGTGCGGCATCTGCTGGCGCACGCCGCCGGGTACACGATGCACGACGAGTCGGTGTTGGCCAAGCCCGGTGCGCGTCGCATCTACTCCAACTACGGATTCAAGATCGTGGCCGAGACGGTCGAGGCCGCCGCCGGCATCGAGTTCGGTCGCTATCTGGCCGAGGCGGTCTTCGCCCCGCTCGGGATGACCGCGTCGACACTGCCCGGCGGCGCGGCCGAGGCGGGGTTCGGCGGGACCTCGACGGTGGCCGACCTGGCGGCGTTCGCTGGCGACCTGCTTGTCCCGCGGGTGGTGTCGGCGCCGATGCACGCCGACGCGATCGCCGTGCAATTCCCCGGACTTTCGGGCGTGTTGCCCGGTTTCGGGTCACAGCGACCTAACGATTGGGGTCTCGGTTTCGAGCTGCGCGGGGAGAAGTCGCCGCACTGGACGGGCTCGACGAACTCGCCCGCCACGTTCGGCCATTTCGGTCAGTCAGGCACGTTCATCTGGGCCGATCCGGCCGCGCAGCTGGCTTTCGTGGTGTTGACGAACCGCAATTTCGGGGAGTGGGCGTACCCGCTGTGGCCGGCGATCTCTGACGAAGTCCTGAGAGAATTCGGGGCACACTAGCGCAACACGTGCCACACAGGGCACAATAGACACGCGCGACACACAAACTTGTGATGCTCGTTGGTTCACCGAGGCCGTTGGGGAAGACGTCCCTCGTCGAACTGAAGGAGCAGCCAATGCGTGCGTCGAACCAATTTGCCGACGCGACTACAGGCGTGGTCTACATCCACGCCTCACCCGCGGCGGTATGCCCACACGTGGAGTGGGCTCTTTCGTCGACCCTGAATGCCAGGGCGAAGCTGACCTGGACGCCGCAGCCGGCGATGCCCGGACAGCTGCGCGCGGTCACCAACTGGGTGGGCCCCGTGGGCACCGGCGCGCAGCTGGCCAACGCTCTGCGCTCCTGGTCGGTGCTGCGCTTCGAGGTCACCGAGGATCCCAGCGAGGGTGTCGACGGGCAGCGCTTCTGCCACACCCCGCAGCTCGGCCTGTGGAGCGGCGCGATGAGCGCCAACGGCGACACCATCGTCGGCGAGATGCGGCTGCGTGCCCTGATGGCCGCCGGTGCCGACACCCTGGCCGCCGAACTGGACACGGTGCTGGGCACCGCGTGGGACGAATCGCTCGAGGACTTCCGCAACGGCGGCGACGGCGCCGAGGTCAGCTGGCTCAGCCGGGGCGTGGGCTAGCGGTTTCAGCCCTCACGCTGTAATTAGCTGCTGGGCGCGCTGGAACGACACCCCCAGAACTTCGCCGACATCACGAACCGGCACCCCGCGGGCTGCGAGCTTTCGCGCAAGGTCCCGTGCCTCGCCCTGCGCGGCCGCCATGTGACGCTCAGCCAGTTCCCGATCGCGATTCACTTTCTCGGCCGCCGCCGTCACATCGATATCGTCGACGGAAACCGTGATGTCCACGCTGACCTTCGACGGGGCAACGTCGGTGACCGTGCAGATGAAATCGCGGGCTTGGCTGGGCACCTCGGACAACCGGCGAGCTTGAGTCGTATCGCTGAGGTTGGTCGACCCGTCTCTGGTCACGTAGCCGTGGAGCTCGGGAACGGTGATCATCCACCAGCGGTCGTCGCGGACGACGTGGACTTTGTAGATGTGCATGTCACCGCTCCTTGCAGTCGGTAGCGCAGGCGCTGATCGCAGCGTCCACTTGGCGGCGAACGCCTGGGCTGATGGGCCGGTGCCCGTCGACCAGCGAGATGCTGTAGCGGTCGTGAGCGCAGGTCCACATGCCGTGACTACCTTTGCCGTCGCGACGCGTGAAGCCCGCCTTCTTGAGTTGTTTGACGATCTCCCGGGTCGGCGCCGGTGCGATCATGACGATAGTCTATCCAGGTAGACGTTTTCTAGTCTATGCGCATAGACAATTGCTGGGATGGAGTCCAGTCGAATGTTCGACACAGTGTGGGATTTCTGTCGGTTGCCGACAGTGTGCCCGCGTGGTGTGACAGTGGTTAGTCCGCACGCTGCCAGAGGCAGTAGCCGCTCAGCCTGAGGGTGAACAGCCGGTCGGACACCGGCACGGTCAGCGGCGCGCCCGGTTCGGCGGTGAAGGCCTGGGGTGCGGAGGTCTGGCCCGCGGCGACGACCTCGACCTGCTGGGCCTCGCACTGGCCGTCGGCGAACTGCGGTGTGCCGGTCCATGTTCCGGAGCCGATCTCCGGGTTTCGCATGCCGCTGAGCACCAACTCGGGGCCGGTGGTCAGCCAACTCTGCGGCGACGGATACGGGTTGCGATACGTCTGCCAGCTGCCGTCGGCGCACTCCAGCAGATTCTTGGCGCGGCTCGGCGGCGCATCGGCCGGTGCCGGTAGCTCAGTGAGTGCGCCGTCGAGGTGTTCGGCGCACGCGGCACCGACCTGCGGCAGCGGTGGCGGGACCGACGGCGGCGGTTCGGGTTGGGCGTGGGCGCACGCGGTCGTGCTGACTGCGGCGGCCGCCGTGGCGGCCACCGCAGACAGCACGACGGCGAATTTCATGGGCCTAGGTGATGTCGAGCTGGCTCAGGTCGGACTCCATGAACTTCACGTTGTAGTTGTTCCAGAAGGAGACGTTGTAGTACAGGTACTGCTCGTTGCCGGCGCCGGCCGCCGAGGTTCCCGATAGCGGGTGGATCATCGGCGCGTACATGCCGGTGTTGCCCAGGTAGTTGTTGCGGATCAGCGTGTGGGTGTTGGACCAGCTGCCCTGCGGCGAATCGGACACCCGCATCACCACGTTGTTGCCGCTGTCGGTGTAGGTCACCACGTACTTGCCGAGGTACTCGTTGTACTGCACCGACATCTCGCTGACGTTGCCGCCGGTGGGCAGGCCGCCGACGATGAACCCGTTGAGGAATCCGGCGAACAGCTTGTTGATCTGGCCCAGGAAGCCGTCCTTGGGCAGGAACGAGATGTAGTTGCTGTTTCCGCCGCCGATCACCGAGGTCGCCGCCGACGGGTCGCCCGTCACCCAGTTGCCGGTGCCATCGGCGTTCTCGCCGGCCCAGTACTGATAGGCATCCAGGTCGGTGAACTGGCTCTCCGGCACCCGCGCGAGGTAGGCCGACCCGGCCCGGCCCGACGGCGTGCCGTACACGTAGATGTACTTTTCGGTCTTGTCCGGAGTGGTCCACGAGTTCGGATCGTCATCGGGTCCCTGTACCAGCGCGTTCTGCTGGAAGTTCTGGTTGCCGAACTCGAAGGTCTTGTTGGCGCGCAGCCACCCGGAGCCCCGCACGGTGTCGGGGTCCACCGTCCAGGTCTTGCCGCCGTCCTCCGACACCGCGATCGCCGAGTAGTTGGTGGTCCAGCTGCCCGGGTTGTCCCAGGTGCGCACGGACATCACGGTCGCGTACTGGGTGTAGGAGCCGTCCTCGTTTTCGATCGCGATCGCCGAGGTCGGGATCATCGTGTAGGTGGTGCCGAACCACCCGGTGTACCCGGGGTCGTAGATGATCTGCGCGGCGCCGGCTGGATCGCCGCCGAGGCCGTACCACGTGGGCGTGCCCGGCACCCCGGGCCCGGCACCGGCATGGATGAGGGCGTCGCTGAAGCTCAGGCCGTCGCTGAGGTCGGTGTCCCACGAGCGCAACAGCACGTTGTTGCGCCAGCCGGTCGTCATGCCCGGATCGTCGAAGGTGTCGCCGAACAGCGTGTAGACGATGGGCGTGCCGTCTTCTTCGTAACCGCCGACCCACATGATGCCGAGATCGGTGCCGCCGACGAACCAGTGGTTGGCGGGGGTGCCCGGGCCGGTGATGAAGCCGAGGTCGCGCAGGATCGAGGTCCCGGAGATCACGGGTGCGTCGGTGAGTCCTGGATTGGCCTCCCACTGCTGGGTGTCGGCGGCCGCGACAGCGGCCAGCGGTTCGACATCGGTGGCGGCCGCGGGGGCTTCGGCGTCCTTGGCCGAGGTCAGGGCCACGCCCTTGGGGTTGACCACCTGTTCGGCCTCCCGGCGCGCCCAGGCGGCCATCGCCCACAGCGCCGCCGACGGGCCGGGGGACACGGGGCTGGTCCCGGCGGCCAGCGGCGAGAGGCCCGCGGCCACCAGTAGCGCCGAAACCACCGAGGTGGCCGTGGTCTCGGGCAGTTCCGCGGAGCCGGTGGAGATATCCGGTTGTGCGGCAGCCGGTTTGGCGAAGGACGTGATGGGCGCGGGCTCGAGGACGCCGGCCGGCAGCGTCGTGACCGACTCGGCGACGGTGGTGATGGCCGCGAGTCCGCGCTCGGTCACGTCCTCGCGCACCTCGCGGAGCTTCAGGGCGACGGACTTGGCGCGGGCCGGGGCGGTGGGCTTCGGCTGGGCCTCGACGACCGCGGGCGTCACGCGGGGCGTGTCGGAGCTCGCGGTGCTGTTGTTCTTCGCGGCGGCCGGTGCCTCGGGAGTCGTGGGTGCCTCGGGAGTGGTGGGCTCCTCGGGCCGCGGGCGCACACCGAAGGGGCGGCGCACGGGTTCTGCCGCGTCGGCGAGGGCTTCGCCGGCGACGTCGTCGATCTTGTCCTGCAGCGCCGCGCGTCGCTCGCTGATCCGTGTCTGGGCCTTCTCCAGCCGAGCCTGGGTGCGCTCCACGGCCGCCTCGGCGCGCGAGACGCCGGCTTCGGCCTCCTTGCGGACCCGTTCGCCGATCCGTGACAGCGGCCCCTTGCGGGTGGATGCCTTGCTGTCCTTGGCGTCGGTGGCCGCGTCGCCGGCGCTGTCCCTGTCGGTGGAGGTCTTCGAACTCGTGGAATCCGAGTCGCCGGAGCCCTTCGAGTCCGAACTGCTCGAGGACTTGCTGCTGCTCCCGGCATCATCGGCCCAGGCGATGCCGGTCCCGGTGGTCAGCGCCGTACCGATACCGAGGGCGACCGCCAGTGCGCCGACGCGACCGATGTATTTGCTGGTTTCCATGACGCTCCGTGTGCGCTCAAACGACGACCGACGTGAGAACGGTATGACGAGCTGCGCCCGTCGACCACATCTTTAACAGAAGTCTCACACGTGCATACATTTGCCGACGGGATTCGTTACGGAGCGGCGGGGCGCAGAATGCGCAGGGCGGCGGGCACCGCGCTGATCTCCGCGGGCAGCGGGCAGGCGTAATCGCCGTCGGCGTAGGCGTTGATGCCCGGGCACTCGACCGCGACGGTGCGCGCCCGCCGGGTGCTCACGGTGTCGAGGTCGACGTGGGTGCCCTTGAAGACGGTGGGGAACAGGCGCACCAACCGGGCACGCGACGCCGAGCTGATCATCGTGATGTCGAGTAGGCCGTCGGTGGGGTCCGCGTCGGGACAGATCAGCATGCCGCCGCCGTAGCTGCGGGTGTTGCCGATCGCGGCCATGGTCAGCTCGGTGTGCACCGCGGCCCCGCCGTCGAACGACAACCGGAACGGCAGCAGCCGCAGCTTCGACAGCTCGGCGAGCATCGCCAGGTTGTAGCGCATCCGACCGTGCGGCCACCGCATCCGGTTGGCGCGGTCGCTGACCAGCGAGTCGAACCCGGTCGCGACGACGGTGCCGAACCACTTGCCGGTGCCGTCGCTGCTCTCGATGCGGCCGAGATCGACGGTCGCGGCGTGACCGTCGGCCACGACGTCGGCGGCGGCCTCCGGATCGCCGGTGGGGATGCGGTACTCGCGGGCGTGGTCGTTGCCGGTGCCGGCCGGGACGATCCCGAGCGGAATGTCGTTGCCGGCCAACTCCTGTAGCGCCAGGCCGATCGCGCCGTCGCCCCCGACCACCACCAGCGCCTCGGTGCCGAGGTCGAGCTGTTCGCGCATCAGTGCCCGCGCATGGTCGGCGTCGCGGCCGACGACCGCGGTGACGTCGACGCCGCGCTGCTGCAACCGGGTGATCGCCCGTTCGGCCGCGTGCGGCGAATTGCCATGCCCGGATGCCGGATTGGTCAGCACCGTCACCCGGGAGATGGCGCTGGTCACGGAATCAGCTTGCCCGGGTTGAGGATTCCGGCCGGATCCAGCGAGGCCTTGACCGCGCGCAGGATCTGGACGCCGAGGGGGCCGACCTCGTCGGTCATCCACGGGCGATGGTCGGCGCCGACCGCGTGGTGGTGGGTGATGGTGCCGCCGGTGCGCACGATGGCCTCGCAGGCCGCCCGCTTGGCCGCGGTCCACTGGGTGATCACCTCGGCCGGGGTGGCGCCGCGCTGGCCGGCGACCACCGTGAAGTACAGCGACGCCCCGGTGGGATACACATGGGAAATGTGGCACATCACCAGTGCGGGCGTGCCGGATTCGGCCAGTGTCTCGGTCAGCGCGGCGGTGACGGCGGCCTTGAGCGGCTCGAGGTTGGCCCAGGTGGTCGCGGTCTCCAGGGTCTCGCACAGCGCACCGGCGGCCAGCAGCGAGTCCCGCAGATACGGCGCTGAGAACCGGCCCTGCTCCCAGGCCCGCGCGGGCTGCTCACCCAGCGATGTCGCACCCCGGGATTCCAGTAGCGCGCGGGTCTCGGCGTGCCGGCTCTCGGCGTGCTCGGCGGTGCCCTCGAACAAGGTGATGGCCAGGCAGCCGCCGGTGAGTTGTTGTTCGCCGATGTGCTCGGTGGTGGCCAGGTTGACGCCGGTCTCGGCCTCGTCGGACAGCCGGATCACCGTGGGGCCGGTGCCGGTCTGCACCACGGCGCGCAGCGCAGCCGCCCCGGTGGCGAAGTCCGGGAACGACCAGGCCTCGTAGCGCGTGGTCGCCGGCACCGGATGCACCCGCACCCGGACCCGCGTGATGATGCCGAGGACGCCCTCGGACCCGATGATTAACTCCCGCAGATCAGGTCCGGCCGCCGAGGCGGGCGCGCGACCGAGGTCCAGCACGCCGACCGGTGTCACGGCGGTCAGCCCGCGGATCATGTCGTCGAACCGGCCGTAGCCGGCCGAGTCCTGGCCGGAGGAACGGGTGGCCGCGAACCCGCCGATGGTCGCGAACTGGAAACTCTGCGGGAAGTGTCCGAGGGAGAACCCGCGCTCGCCGAGCAGTTCCTCGGCCCGCGGACCGGTGACCCCGGCCCCCAGTTCGGCCTCGCCGGAGACCTCGTCGAACTGCAGCAGGGCGTCGAAGCGCCGCAGGTCCAGCGTGATTGCGGCGGAGAACGGGCCGCGGATCGGGTCCAGGCCGCCGACGACGCTGGTGCCGCCCCCGAACGGGACGACGGCGATACCGTGCTCGGCGCAGTACCGCAGCACCTCGCCGATCTCGTCCTCGGCGCCGGGGGTGAGCACCGCGTCCGGGGCGTCCTGCTCGCCGCGTTCGGTCCGGCGCAGCAGATCGAGCGTGGATTTGCCGCCGGCGCGCAGCAACCGGGCCTCGTCATCGACGCTGCAGTGCTCTTCGCCGACGATCGCGGTCAGCGCCGCGCGGTGCGGTTCGGCCAGCGCCGACGGGCGCACGCGGACCTCGTCGAGTCGCAGCTCGGGCCGCTCGGTCTGCTCGACGCCGAGCGCCTGGGTGAGCAGGGTGCGGATCCCGTCGGACAGCGGCTTGGCCGCGGCGGGGTCGCCCCAGGCGTTCCATTTCATCGGCGGCACAGTCATGCGTTACAGTATTACAGATGCTGTCAATCAGTAATGCACACCCGGCCGTCGAGGAGCGCATCCTCGCCGCCGCGGCCAGCTGCGTGCGCGACTACGGGATCGAGCGGGTGACCCTCGCCGAGATCGCCCGGCGCGCCCGCGTGAGCCGTCCGACCATCTATCGCCGCTGGCCCGACAGCCAGGCGATCCTGGCCGCGTTGCTCACCCGCCGCGTCACCGAGGTGGCCGCCGAGGTGCCGAGTACCGGCTCGGGCCGCGCCGCGATCGTGGCGCGCATCGTGGCCGTCGCCCAGCGCCTCGGCCGTGACGAACTGCTCATGGCGGTCATGCATTCGGCCCCCGAGTTCGCGATGACCTACATCTCCGAGCGGCTCGGCACCAGCCAGCAGCTGCTGATCGACGCGCTGGCCGCCGACCTCGGGGCCGCGCAGGCCGACGGCAGTGTGCGCGCCGGTGACCCGCGGCAGCTGGCCACCATGGTCCTGCTGATCACGCAGTCGACCATCCAGTCCGCGCAGATCGTCGAACCCATCCTGCCCGCCGAGGCCCTGGCGCTCGAGCTGGGCCGCGCCCTGAACGGATACCTGAGCAATGGCTAGTTCCAGTGCGCTCAACGCGGCGCGGCGTCGACACGAACTGGCCGAGCTCGCCGACGGCATGGTGCCCGACCTGCTCGTCGTCGGCGGCGGCATCACCGGGGTGGGGATCGCGCTCGACGCGGCCACCCGGGGACTGGACGTGGTCCTCGTCGAACGCCACGACCTGGCCTTCGGCACCAGTCGGTGGAGCTCCAAGCTGATCCACGGCGGCCTGCGCTACCTGGCCACCGGCAACGTCGGCATCGCCCGGCGCAGCGCCGCCGAACGCGGAATCCTGATGTCGCGCAACGCACCTCACCTGGTGCGGGCCATGCCGCAACTGGTCCCGCTGCTGCCGGCCATGGGCCGCGCCGAACGCGCGCTGGTGCGCGCGGGATTCCTCGCCGGCGACATGCTGCGCCGCCTGGCCGGCACTTCGGCCTCGACGCTGCCGCGGTCGCGGCGCGTGGATGCCCGGCGGGCCGTCGAACTGGCGCCCACCGTGCTGCGCGACGGCCTCGACGGGGGACTGCTCGCCTACGACGGTCAACTGATCGACGACGCCCGGCTGGTGACCGCCGTCGCGCGCACCGCGGCCCAGCACGAGGCCCGCATCCTGACCCGGGTGGCCGCCGGCGAGCTCACCGGCACCTCGGCCCGGCTGACCGACATGCTGACGGGGGAGTCGTTCGACGTGACCGCCCGCGCGGTCATCAACGCCACCGGCGTGTGGGCCGGCGAGTTGGACCCGTCGCTGCGGCTGCGGCCCAGCCGGGGCACGCACCTGGTGTTCGACGCTGCCGCATTCGGCAATCCCGTTGCCGCGCTGACCATCCCGATCCCCGGTGAGCTCAACCGGTTCGTCTTCGCGATGCCCGAACAACTCGGCCGGGTCTACCTCGGGCTGAC
It encodes the following:
- a CDS encoding LPXTG cell wall anchor domain-containing protein, with the protein product MPSEDTAAPSSGRARRFALRHWFALILVVLAAIFIAQNREQVNIHVLWTSFAAPVWFFFAGLLVVGILIGLLLRRRRRG
- a CDS encoding MBL fold metallo-hydrolase, with the protein product MSDAITRVVTSGTFSLDGGTWDVDNNIWVVGDDKDVVVFDAAHTADPIIEAVDGRNVVAVVCTHGHNDHITVAPQLSEQLDAPILLHPADEMLWRMTHPDKDFRTVEDNQVIRAGGIELHAIHTPGHSPGSVCWYAPDLGAVFSGDTLFQGGPGATGRSFSDFPTILDSIKEKLGKLPHDTVVYTGHGDTTRYGDEIVNYDEWVARGH
- a CDS encoding S-(hydroxymethyl)mycothiol dehydrogenase, which encodes MSQTVRGVISRSKGEPVELVDIVIPDPGPGEVVVDIIACGVCHTDLTYREGGINDEYPFLLGHEAAGTVEAIGDDVTNVAVGDFVILNWRAVCGQCRACKRGRPHLCFDTHNATQKMTLTDGTELTPALGIGAFADKTLVHQGQCTKVDSGADPAVAGLLGCGVMAGIGAAINTGAVSRDDTVAVIGCGGVGDAAIAGAALVGAKRIIAVDTDNKKLDWARDFGATHTINARELDPIETIQDLTDGFGADVVIDAVGRPETWKQAFYARDLAGTVVLVGVPTPDMTLEMPLVDFFSRGGALKSSWYGDCLPERDFPTLIDLYQQGRLPLDKFVTERIGLDHVEDAFHKMHAGEVLRSVVVLK
- a CDS encoding serine hydrolase domain-containing protein, with translation MGALEVLDDWPVSAVSAAVVGPSGILASHGDTTASFALASVTKPLAARAVQVAVEEGAVDLDTAAGPPGSTVRHLLAHAAGYTMHDESVLAKPGARRIYSNYGFKIVAETVEAAAGIEFGRYLAEAVFAPLGMTASTLPGGAAEAGFGGTSTVADLAAFAGDLLVPRVVSAPMHADAIAVQFPGLSGVLPGFGSQRPNDWGLGFELRGEKSPHWTGSTNSPATFGHFGQSGTFIWADPAAQLAFVVLTNRNFGEWAYPLWPAISDEVLREFGAH
- a CDS encoding DUF3145 domain-containing protein — protein: MRASNQFADATTGVVYIHASPAAVCPHVEWALSSTLNARAKLTWTPQPAMPGQLRAVTNWVGPVGTGAQLANALRSWSVLRFEVTEDPSEGVDGQRFCHTPQLGLWSGAMSANGDTIVGEMRLRALMAAGADTLAAELDTVLGTAWDESLEDFRNGGDGAEVSWLSRGVG
- a CDS encoding HicB family toxin-antitoxin system, which encodes MHIYKVHVVRDDRWWMITVPELHGYVTRDGSTNLSDTTQARRLSEVPSQARDFICTVTDVAPSKVSVDITVSVDDIDVTAAAEKVNRDRELAERHMAAAQGEARDLARKLAARGVPVRDVGEVLGVSFQRAQQLITA
- a CDS encoding type II toxin-antitoxin system HicA family toxin; translation: MIAPAPTREIVKQLKKAGFTRRDGKGSHGMWTCAHDRYSISLVDGHRPISPGVRRQVDAAISACATDCKER
- a CDS encoding DUF4185 domain-containing protein, producing METSKYIGRVGALAVALGIGTALTTGTGIAWADDAGSSSKSSSSSDSKGSGDSDSTSSKTSTDRDSAGDAATDAKDSKASTRKGPLSRIGERVRKEAEAGVSRAEAAVERTQARLEKAQTRISERRAALQDKIDDVAGEALADAAEPVRRPFGVRPRPEEPTTPEAPTTPEAPAAAKNNSTASSDTPRVTPAVVEAQPKPTAPARAKSVALKLREVREDVTERGLAAITTVAESVTTLPAGVLEPAPITSFAKPAAAQPDISTGSAELPETTATSVVSALLVAAGLSPLAAGTSPVSPGPSAALWAMAAWARREAEQVVNPKGVALTSAKDAEAPAAATDVEPLAAVAAADTQQWEANPGLTDAPVISGTSILRDLGFITGPGTPANHWFVGGTDLGIMWVGGYEEDGTPIVYTLFGDTFDDPGMTTGWRNNVLLRSWDTDLSDGLSFSDALIHAGAGPGVPGTPTWYGLGGDPAGAAQIIYDPGYTGWFGTTYTMIPTSAIAIENEDGSYTQYATVMSVRTWDNPGSWTTNYSAIAVSEDGGKTWTVDPDTVRGSGWLRANKTFEFGNQNFQQNALVQGPDDDPNSWTTPDKTEKYIYVYGTPSGRAGSAYLARVPESQFTDLDAYQYWAGENADGTGNWVTGDPSAATSVIGGGNSNYISFLPKDGFLGQINKLFAGFLNGFIVGGLPTGGNVSEMSVQYNEYLGKYVVTYTDSGNNVVMRVSDSPQGSWSNTHTLIRNNYLGNTGMYAPMIHPLSGTSAAGAGNEQYLYYNVSFWNNYNVKFMESDLSQLDIT
- a CDS encoding diacylglycerol kinase yields the protein MTSAISRVTVLTNPASGHGNSPHAAERAITRLQQRGVDVTAVVGRDADHARALMREQLDLGTEALVVVGGDGAIGLALQELAGNDIPLGIVPAGTGNDHAREYRIPTGDPEAAADVVADGHAATVDLGRIESSDGTGKWFGTVVATGFDSLVSDRANRMRWPHGRMRYNLAMLAELSKLRLLPFRLSFDGGAAVHTELTMAAIGNTRSYGGGMLICPDADPTDGLLDITMISSASRARLVRLFPTVFKGTHVDLDTVSTRRARTVAVECPGINAYADGDYACPLPAEISAVPAALRILRPAAP
- a CDS encoding FAD-binding oxidoreductase, coding for MKWNAWGDPAAAKPLSDGIRTLLTQALGVEQTERPELRLDEVRVRPSALAEPHRAALTAIVGEEHCSVDDEARLLRAGGKSTLDLLRRTERGEQDAPDAVLTPGAEDEIGEVLRYCAEHGIAVVPFGGGTSVVGGLDPIRGPFSAAITLDLRRFDALLQFDEVSGEAELGAGVTGPRAEELLGERGFSLGHFPQSFQFATIGGFAATRSSGQDSAGYGRFDDMIRGLTAVTPVGVLDLGRAPASAAGPDLRELIIGSEGVLGIITRVRVRVHPVPATTRYEAWSFPDFATGAAALRAVVQTGTGPTVIRLSDEAETGVNLATTEHIGEQQLTGGCLAITLFEGTAEHAESRHAETRALLESRGATSLGEQPARAWEQGRFSAPYLRDSLLAAGALCETLETATTWANLEPLKAAVTAALTETLAESGTPALVMCHISHVYPTGASLYFTVVAGQRGATPAEVITQWTAAKRAACEAIVRTGGTITHHHAVGADHRPWMTDEVGPLGVQILRAVKASLDPAGILNPGKLIP
- a CDS encoding TetR/AcrR family transcriptional regulator, with the protein product MLSISNAHPAVEERILAAAASCVRDYGIERVTLAEIARRARVSRPTIYRRWPDSQAILAALLTRRVTEVAAEVPSTGSGRAAIVARIVAVAQRLGRDELLMAVMHSAPEFAMTYISERLGTSQQLLIDALAADLGAAQADGSVRAGDPRQLATMVLLITQSTIQSAQIVEPILPAEALALELGRALNGYLSNG